One part of the Mariniblastus fucicola genome encodes these proteins:
- a CDS encoding CPBP family intramembrane glutamic endopeptidase, with translation MADKVEPENEPVEPVSPFATPDVISDHDPSEEPVHHESLSLGGKLAWLTVAIVMTAMITLTAFSRSSEETRTEATASDLFPVQLQGRTLVGQKSFTGGGSSTATASTTDDEEKDTDRDDAKKKPSGAAIPEALNDGTYEQRLCYVLLVNENFGPDEATQKLIELDEAAADADFELSDDQTRLRNIVATLLESYQQNDFDPAAVSDEDRDFLKAKLGWIGELALVPEGTRNTETRKELLSDATWSMGLMMGFMALVLLTLMAGVAMAAVYSVLFATRRLTPKFQTRGSSLNIYIETFALWMVFFFVGPQLTALAIQFSGIELTGNADMLISIGFFFGSLIVLVYPVLRGISFKQVCSDIGWKGKGGFVDLLVSPLNYIAGTPLMLLGLFCVLLLTLVASLMTEPKPFGTGAAAGHPIQDIFAGGQWWNIIYVVVMACVAAPIVEETMFRGVLYRHLRELSGDWARWGSVIFSAVFNGLIFAAIHPQGFVAIPLLTALAISFSLAREWRDSLIAPMVMHAINNGTVTTFMLLMMM, from the coding sequence GTGGCTGATAAAGTGGAACCTGAAAACGAACCCGTTGAACCAGTCAGCCCGTTTGCGACACCCGACGTCATCTCGGACCACGACCCCAGCGAAGAACCCGTCCATCACGAGTCCCTTTCTCTCGGCGGAAAGCTGGCGTGGCTGACGGTGGCGATCGTCATGACGGCCATGATCACGCTGACGGCTTTCTCGCGTTCATCGGAAGAAACCCGGACTGAAGCAACGGCTTCTGACCTGTTCCCCGTCCAACTTCAAGGCCGAACGCTTGTTGGCCAAAAGAGTTTCACCGGTGGCGGAAGCAGCACAGCTACAGCATCGACAACGGACGATGAAGAGAAGGACACCGATCGCGACGACGCGAAAAAGAAGCCTTCCGGAGCGGCAATTCCTGAGGCACTCAACGACGGAACCTACGAGCAACGTTTGTGCTATGTGTTGCTGGTGAATGAAAATTTCGGGCCCGACGAAGCCACTCAGAAGCTGATTGAACTCGATGAAGCAGCCGCAGATGCCGACTTTGAGTTGAGCGATGATCAGACTCGGCTGCGAAACATCGTTGCGACGCTGCTGGAAAGTTACCAGCAGAACGATTTCGATCCGGCTGCGGTTTCCGACGAGGATCGGGATTTCCTGAAAGCAAAACTTGGCTGGATCGGAGAACTGGCACTGGTACCGGAAGGGACTCGCAATACTGAAACGCGCAAGGAGCTGTTGTCGGACGCGACATGGTCGATGGGCTTGATGATGGGATTCATGGCGTTGGTGTTGCTGACACTGATGGCTGGTGTCGCGATGGCAGCCGTGTACTCCGTCCTGTTTGCGACCCGTCGACTGACGCCGAAGTTTCAAACCAGGGGAAGTTCGCTGAACATCTACATCGAAACGTTTGCGTTGTGGATGGTTTTCTTTTTCGTCGGACCACAGCTTACGGCGTTGGCTATCCAGTTTTCCGGCATCGAGCTAACGGGCAACGCGGACATGCTGATCTCAATCGGCTTCTTTTTTGGCTCGCTGATCGTGCTGGTCTATCCCGTACTGCGAGGGATCTCATTCAAGCAGGTTTGCAGCGACATTGGCTGGAAAGGCAAAGGCGGATTTGTCGACCTGTTGGTCAGCCCGCTGAACTACATCGCTGGAACGCCATTGATGTTGCTGGGATTGTTCTGCGTGCTGTTGTTGACGCTGGTTGCGAGTCTGATGACCGAGCCGAAGCCCTTTGGAACAGGCGCCGCTGCTGGCCATCCGATCCAGGACATCTTTGCCGGCGGGCAATGGTGGAACATTATTTACGTCGTGGTGATGGCATGCGTTGCGGCTCCGATTGTCGAAGAAACGATGTTTCGCGGCGTGCTCTATCGGCACTTGAGAGAACTTAGCGGCGACTGGGCTCGGTGGGGCAGCGTGATTTTTTCTGCCGTGTTCAATGGCTTGATCTTCGCAGCGATTCACCCACAAGGATTCGTTGCGATTCCGCTTCTGACGGCGTTGGCGATCAGCTTTTCGCTGGCGCGGGAATGGAGAGATTCGCTGATCGCGCCGATGGTCATGCACGCGATCAACAACGGAACCGTTACGACGTTCATGCTTCTGATGATGATGTGA
- a CDS encoding prenyltransferase/squalene oxidase repeat-containing protein, which translates to MKLLFRTLMAIVISATMFTAAHGDEKDTLNDAVDWLVAQQDESGAFKSKHYGAMKQGAAMTSLVLYALSKTPEESQNRHPDSIEKAFDFLMPGTQTRKRVANPDGSLDHPVYCTALFLIAAKRLNRELDAELVDALLDFLIRSQCVESRGFEPANPNYGGWDVIGPDVMAGKTSGTNVSMASFVLEAFACYVPVQPEPNSSLDNMTVERVRESRQRAIDWLQRLHATGDDGGFHFSAQPGSALNKSTTEDGKPNAYASATCDGLLALHFAGQSDSEAFKSALKWIELNARANEVAGFDKTENGGWPKALRFYHWQSLARVVKACNSDASVVDVQWQRSLADEVLLSVAADAQDNGRFQNESSLMRENDPLIATSFAIVALASLTANGQ; encoded by the coding sequence ATGAAATTACTCTTTCGCACGCTCATGGCCATCGTGATTTCCGCAACGATGTTCACGGCGGCACACGGTGACGAAAAAGATACGCTCAACGATGCCGTCGACTGGCTGGTGGCTCAGCAGGACGAATCGGGCGCCTTCAAAAGTAAGCATTACGGGGCGATGAAGCAGGGCGCCGCGATGACTTCGTTGGTGCTCTACGCGTTATCGAAAACGCCAGAAGAAAGCCAAAACAGGCATCCGGATTCGATTGAGAAAGCTTTCGACTTTCTCATGCCCGGAACGCAAACCCGAAAACGTGTTGCGAACCCGGACGGATCTCTGGACCATCCCGTTTACTGCACCGCCCTGTTTCTGATCGCCGCAAAGCGACTCAACCGCGAACTTGACGCCGAACTGGTCGATGCGTTGCTGGACTTTCTGATTCGATCGCAATGCGTCGAAAGTCGTGGCTTCGAACCGGCGAACCCGAACTACGGAGGTTGGGATGTGATCGGTCCTGACGTGATGGCTGGCAAGACTTCGGGCACCAACGTTTCGATGGCCAGTTTCGTTTTAGAGGCATTTGCCTGTTACGTTCCGGTGCAACCAGAACCAAATTCTTCGCTCGACAACATGACCGTCGAACGCGTGAGAGAATCAAGACAGCGCGCGATTGATTGGCTGCAGCGACTGCATGCGACCGGCGACGACGGCGGCTTTCATTTTTCGGCTCAGCCCGGATCCGCGTTGAACAAATCGACAACCGAAGACGGAAAACCAAACGCCTATGCTTCGGCGACTTGCGACGGTCTGTTGGCTTTGCATTTTGCCGGGCAGTCAGACAGTGAAGCTTTCAAGTCAGCGTTGAAGTGGATCGAATTGAACGCTCGAGCGAACGAAGTCGCGGGATTTGACAAAACGGAAAACGGCGGTTGGCCGAAGGCGCTGCGTTTCTACCATTGGCAGTCTCTCGCGAGAGTCGTAAAGGCATGCAATTCGGATGCTTCGGTCGTGGATGTGCAATGGCAACGTTCGCTCGCTGATGAAGTTTTGCTGTCCGTCGCCGCGGACGCCCAAGACAATGGACGTTTCCAAAACGAATCGTCTCTCATGCGGGAAAATGACCCTCTGATTGCGACCTCTTTCGCAATTGTCGCGTTGGCCAGCCTGACGGCGAACGGTCAATAG
- a CDS encoding prenyltransferase/squalene oxidase repeat-containing protein, producing MKFSRRRFIASGMPLMAVPTLGLFQAKAWSSVSDREDEKAPVQLELTSKSIESVRRGLEWLKRTEGRRGGHGADVSQPDDIGCSAMVGLALLADGSTPSQGPNKTHLRRIVNYLIGCVEAMPNGNITSKSGTQLQNKIGSQAHTFFALLFLSQVCGEIGIHKKTREAVAKLVETVVKAQSPRGDWGQESWAPTLGTVMGWTSLRSAHFAGFRVGGSPEKTADHLMQQMKGSLGQKQQHWMHSLYKNATGIRVLCAMGKEEEAISKRAFADVLELVTRDNTAFNQAGGEEFLAFHLITETMLQKEGNDWATWFPKVRDKMLDVQNDDGCWTGHHCITSRTFCTAAACLVLSAPNRYLPISQK from the coding sequence ATGAAGTTTTCCCGTCGCCGATTTATAGCCAGCGGAATGCCGCTGATGGCAGTCCCCACGCTTGGCCTGTTCCAAGCCAAAGCCTGGAGTTCGGTGTCCGATCGCGAGGACGAAAAGGCACCGGTTCAGCTAGAGTTGACCAGCAAGTCGATCGAGTCAGTTCGTCGCGGACTGGAATGGCTCAAGCGAACCGAAGGGCGTCGAGGAGGCCACGGTGCGGATGTTTCTCAACCGGACGACATTGGCTGTTCGGCGATGGTCGGGCTGGCGTTGCTGGCCGACGGCAGCACTCCCAGCCAGGGCCCCAACAAAACTCACCTGCGACGGATCGTGAACTATCTGATTGGCTGCGTCGAAGCGATGCCCAACGGAAATATTACTTCCAAGTCAGGGACGCAGCTTCAAAACAAAATCGGCTCGCAGGCTCATACATTTTTCGCGCTGCTATTCCTCAGCCAGGTTTGTGGCGAGATTGGCATTCACAAGAAAACACGCGAAGCGGTTGCGAAGCTTGTCGAGACGGTTGTCAAAGCGCAAAGTCCGCGTGGCGATTGGGGCCAGGAATCGTGGGCTCCGACCCTCGGCACGGTGATGGGTTGGACCAGTTTACGATCCGCTCATTTCGCTGGCTTTCGCGTCGGCGGTTCGCCTGAGAAAACTGCGGACCATCTGATGCAGCAGATGAAAGGTTCGCTGGGCCAAAAACAACAGCACTGGATGCACTCACTGTACAAAAACGCCACCGGGATCCGCGTGCTCTGCGCGATGGGCAAAGAAGAGGAAGCGATTTCCAAGCGAGCGTTTGCAGACGTTTTAGAGCTTGTCACTCGCGACAATACTGCGTTCAATCAGGCCGGCGGCGAAGAGTTTCTGGCATTCCATCTGATCACCGAAACGATGCTGCAAAAGGAAGGAAACGACTGGGCGACGTGGTTCCCGAAAGTCCGCGACAAAATGCTGGACGTCCAAAACGACGACGGCTGCTGGACCGGTCATCACTGCATCACCAGCCGAACTTTCTGCACAGCGGCGGCGTGCCTGGTTTTGTCAGCGCCGAATCGCTATCTGCCTATCTCGCAAAAGTAG
- a CDS encoding PEP-CTERM sorting domain-containing protein: MQFRFGCFCVLLCLSLCCPAEAQVTIIQAAEGISFNDLGYNPVTGESTIISYSGPFDTRTYEVATLNSNRDGFDYTAPASLSAATTNLVLTGVSTDGSRLSGHVKDVDSINQGLTWLSTDLSNVVAIGRPDDNAGLGSQALGAWSGGVVGQFTNWLTKWDAESGFVGTSSFSSNSFVDVSANGELAVGNAVGGAAVWDGGPTVTMLAESFDTSDAFAISPDGTAIGGSVRNFDSFGRAVIWNGDNWIPTILLDENNEPVQGAVTELTDNGFAIGTGFEPGVGSFGFIYDPTSGTATGFNDWLIAQDSSLGFDSELIPSGANWDSATNTMRFVTFSGAYIEVGLTAVPEPGCLSLLVCGLLGLASRRRRLR, translated from the coding sequence ATGCAATTTCGTTTTGGATGCTTTTGTGTTCTGCTTTGCCTGTCACTTTGCTGCCCAGCCGAGGCGCAGGTTACTATTATTCAAGCAGCAGAAGGAATTTCGTTTAACGACCTCGGTTACAACCCTGTGACAGGTGAGTCGACGATCATCTCGTACAGTGGTCCGTTTGACACCAGGACTTATGAAGTGGCGACACTTAATTCAAACCGGGACGGTTTTGATTACACGGCACCAGCGAGCCTGTCGGCTGCAACGACAAATCTTGTGCTCACCGGAGTCTCTACCGATGGAAGTCGTTTGTCCGGGCACGTAAAGGACGTCGATTCAATCAATCAAGGATTGACCTGGTTGTCGACAGACCTTTCGAACGTCGTCGCGATCGGAAGACCAGACGACAACGCTGGACTTGGCTCTCAAGCCTTGGGAGCGTGGAGCGGAGGTGTCGTCGGACAGTTTACCAACTGGTTGACCAAATGGGATGCAGAGTCAGGCTTTGTAGGTACGTCATCTTTTTCGTCCAATTCATTTGTAGACGTTAGCGCTAACGGAGAACTTGCCGTCGGCAACGCAGTTGGAGGGGCTGCAGTATGGGACGGCGGTCCCACCGTGACAATGCTGGCTGAATCGTTCGATACTTCGGACGCGTTCGCGATTTCTCCCGACGGTACTGCCATCGGCGGGTCCGTTCGAAATTTCGACTCCTTTGGTCGCGCTGTGATTTGGAATGGTGACAATTGGATCCCGACGATCTTGCTGGATGAAAACAACGAACCAGTACAGGGCGCCGTCACAGAGTTGACGGATAACGGATTTGCAATCGGTACTGGGTTCGAACCTGGCGTAGGATCATTTGGTTTCATCTACGACCCAACTTCAGGAACAGCCACAGGGTTCAACGATTGGCTCATCGCGCAAGATTCATCTCTTGGTTTTGACAGCGAACTTATCCCCTCAGGAGCAAATTGGGATTCTGCCACGAACACAATGCGTTTTGTCACCTTTTCGGGTGCCTATATTGAAGTCGGCCTGACTGCCGTGCCGGAACCTGGCTGTTTAAGCCTGTTAGTGTGCGGCTTGCTTGGGTTAGCTTCACGACGCCGACGGCTTAGGTGA
- the mtnA gene encoding S-methyl-5-thioribose-1-phosphate isomerase, which yields MANRPETIEWIGDTDGYLCLIDQTLLPVELTRIDCRDAETVWEAIKMLRVRGAPAIGIAASYGVVVGMQTVDDSDRAAFDDRFAEVADYLATSRPTAVNLFWALDRLRKLVADNSSLSAADMRAKLLDEAKAIHAEDREMCHSIGRFGAGLLENVSGVLTHCNAGGLATAEYGTALSVFFTAQDQGHNLHVFVDETRPLLQGARLTAWELMQRDIKATLICDSMAAQVMREGKVQAVVTGADRIAANGDSANKIGTYSIAVLAKAHGIPFYIAAPSSTFDLAIDSGDEIPIEQRAAIEITNGFGKQTAPDGVEVYNPAFDVTPAKYIAAIITENGVIDPVTKENVVAMIG from the coding sequence ATGGCTAATCGCCCAGAAACAATTGAATGGATTGGTGACACCGATGGATATCTTTGTTTGATCGACCAAACACTGCTGCCCGTCGAGTTGACTCGGATTGACTGCCGCGACGCGGAAACCGTCTGGGAAGCGATCAAGATGCTTCGCGTTCGAGGTGCTCCTGCGATTGGCATTGCCGCATCGTACGGTGTCGTTGTTGGCATGCAAACGGTTGATGATTCAGATCGCGCTGCTTTCGACGATCGATTTGCAGAAGTCGCCGATTATCTTGCGACCAGCCGTCCGACGGCTGTGAATCTGTTCTGGGCATTGGACCGATTGCGCAAGCTCGTTGCGGACAACAGTTCGCTTTCTGCGGCCGATATGCGAGCCAAATTACTGGACGAGGCAAAAGCTATCCATGCTGAAGATCGGGAGATGTGCCATTCGATCGGGCGTTTCGGAGCCGGACTGCTCGAAAACGTCAGCGGAGTTCTGACTCACTGCAATGCTGGCGGATTGGCGACAGCCGAATACGGAACGGCACTCAGTGTTTTCTTTACGGCACAGGATCAAGGCCACAACTTGCATGTGTTCGTCGATGAGACTCGCCCGTTGCTGCAAGGTGCACGCTTGACGGCTTGGGAGCTGATGCAGCGTGACATCAAGGCCACGTTGATTTGCGATTCGATGGCGGCTCAGGTGATGCGTGAGGGCAAAGTCCAGGCGGTCGTCACTGGAGCTGACCGAATCGCGGCCAACGGGGATTCAGCAAACAAGATCGGAACGTATTCGATCGCTGTCCTGGCGAAAGCTCACGGCATCCCGTTCTATATTGCCGCCCCAAGCAGCACGTTCGATCTGGCGATCGATTCGGGCGACGAGATTCCGATCGAGCAACGTGCTGCGATTGAGATCACTAACGGCTTTGGCAAGCAAACGGCACCAGACGGCGTTGAAGTTTACAACCCGGCTTTCGACGTGACACCAGCGAAATACATCGCAGCCATTATTACTGAAAACGGTGTCATCGATCCGGTGACGAAAGAAAACGTCGTCGCGATGATTGGCTAG